A stretch of DNA from Arthrobacter globiformis:
CTGGTTCGGCGGGGTCCAGACGAAGGGGCGGTGATGCGAAATGGACTCAGAACTCCAGAGGCTGCGGGCACTGGCGGCGGTCATAGCAACCGCCGAAGCCACCCTGGACGTTGCATACAGAACGCTGCGGGAATCCGCCGCGGCGCTGCTGCGCACCGGGGATGCCACCCTTGCCGAGGTGAGCGAGGCGACCGGCCTGGATCAGGGTGAACTGCTGGATCTGCTCAGCCGGAACATTCCCGGGCGGGAACCGTCCTGGAAGAAACCGGGGATTGCAGGCCTTTCCTAGAGATGCATAGGTTCTGTTCCGCCGTGTCGGCGGGCCGCTCGTGGACGCTGCAGGGCCGGGCAGTACGTGGTGGCCGCGTCCGCTCGGCTCCAGCGGCTTGTGCTCCTGCCGGAACCGGTCCGCTCCGGGCAGCCGGCCTTAGGCCGCGCGAGGGTTTTGGCTGCCTTACATGCTGTCCTCGTTCGGGCGGGCGCTGCGGGCGCGCTTTAGCTGGCGCCGGAGTCGGGCGTTGTCCATTTCCAGTTCCAGCACCTTGGCCACGCCCGCCAGGTTGAGCCCCTCATCCAGGAGCTCTCCGATCCGGCGCAGGACGGCGAGGTCGGATTCACTGTACTGGCGGGTGCCTCCCTCGGTCCGTTCCGGGGTCAGCAGGCCGCGGCGTTCATACAGCCGGATGTTTTGCTGGCCCGTCCCCAGGAGTTCCGCAACCACCGAAATGGCGTACAGTCCGCGCCCGCTGCTGTGTTGGTTTGCCATGAGTTTCCCGTCAATTGCTTGGATCTTTCTCTTGCACCAGTTTGTCACCAGTGCTATAAGAAATCTATATCCACTGTCACAGATGCTCGGCGGTGGGTAGCCATGAAACCTAGATGCTGAAGGGAGTGGGATGTGATGCTAATCCGTACTGACCCGTTCCGTGAGCTGGACCGGCTCACCCAGCAGGTCTTCGGAACAGCAGCCCGTCCGGCGGCCATGCCGATGGACGCGTGGCAGGAAGACGGGGAATTCGTCGTGGCATTTGACCTGCCCGGGATCTCGCCCGACGACGTGGATCTGAACGTTGAACGGAACGTCCTCACCGTCCGGGCAGAGCGCCGGGACGCTACCCAGCCCAACGTCGAACTAGTGGTCTCCGAACGGCCCCGCGGCGTCTTCAGCCGCCAGCTCATCCTTGGCGACACCCTGGACGCGGACAACATCAAGGCCAGCTACGACGTCGGCGTGCTGACACTGCGGATCCCCGTGGCGGAACAGGCAAAGCCGCGGAAGATCGAGATCGAAAGCAAAGGCCAGCAGCACCAGATCGAGACGTAGCCCTTCAATGCCATGACGGGGCGGCGTCCGGATTCCCGCCTTCGGGCGTCTGCCGGAGGCCCGCCCCGAACCGCTGCCACCGGCAACGGAACCAGCACAATCCTGCAGCAGCAACAGGCTTCATGATGACCAGACCTGTCCCGGACTACTACGCGGTCCTGCACGTTTCCCGTGGCGCATCGCCACAGGAAATCGCGCGCGCCTACCGCGCCCTCATGCGCCGGCACCACCCCGATGTTGCCGACCCCGATGTTTCCGGCGGAGAGGCCGCGCCCGCCGAACTCCAGCTGATCATGCAGGCCTTCGCCGTGCTCCGTGACCCCAAGCGCCGCCACGCCTACGACCGCGAGGCCTCCCGCGCCGGGCCCGCAGTTCCATCTGCGGAGCGAAACCGGCCGCAAGAACGTGCTGACGCGAACGGCCAGGACACCCGCCGGAGCACCGGAAAGTGGAACGGCAGCAGTCCGCAAGATATTCCGGTCCGCGTGGTCCGGCGCCGGGAGCCGCCACTGCGCGCCACACCCGTCCGGTGGGAGAGCGGACCGCGAGCGTAACAACACATGACTCAGACCCAGAGGAGAACTACCACGATGAGCGACTGGCGCCGCTACGACTCACACCTGATCCCGGCCTTCCACGAGCGCTTCGAACAGCGCTGGGGCAAGGGAACAGCCCCGTTCCTGGACCCCGAGGCCCACGAGGAGCCGCTGCCCCGCGCACAATGGATCAACCCCGCAACCGGTGCCGCCCTGGCCGTGGTGCCCATCTG
This window harbors:
- a CDS encoding MerR family transcriptional regulator, with translation MANQHSSGRGLYAISVVAELLGTGQQNIRLYERRGLLTPERTEGGTRQYSESDLAVLRRIGELLDEGLNLAGVAKVLELEMDNARLRRQLKRARSARPNEDSM
- a CDS encoding Hsp20/alpha crystallin family protein, translated to MLIRTDPFRELDRLTQQVFGTAARPAAMPMDAWQEDGEFVVAFDLPGISPDDVDLNVERNVLTVRAERRDATQPNVELVVSERPRGVFSRQLILGDTLDADNIKASYDVGVLTLRIPVAEQAKPRKIEIESKGQQHQIET
- a CDS encoding J domain-containing protein, yielding MMTRPVPDYYAVLHVSRGASPQEIARAYRALMRRHHPDVADPDVSGGEAAPAELQLIMQAFAVLRDPKRRHAYDREASRAGPAVPSAERNRPQERADANGQDTRRSTGKWNGSSPQDIPVRVVRRREPPLRATPVRWESGPRA